From Bos javanicus breed banteng chromosome 5, ARS-OSU_banteng_1.0, whole genome shotgun sequence, the proteins below share one genomic window:
- the LOC133248893 gene encoding olfactory receptor 6C1-like, translating into MRNYTEITEFILLGLSDDPQLQVVSFIFLLITYMLSITGNLTIITLTLLDAHLQTPMYFFLRNFSLLEISFTTVSIPKFLATIITGDKTIPFNDCMAQLFFLIFLGVTEFYLLAAMSYDRYIAICKPLHYLTIMNHKVCTLLVLASWLTSFLIIFPLVMLFLQLDYCKSNVIDHFSCDYFPLLYISCSDTKFLEIVGFSCAVFMLLFTLALIILSYTYIIRTILRIPSTTQRTKAFSTCSSHMIVISISYGSCIFMYMNPSAKDRVSSSKGVAVLNTSIAPMLNPFIYTLRNQQVKRAFMDTARKTVFFSSK; encoded by the coding sequence atgagaaactaCACAGAAATAACAGAGTTTATCCTCCTGGGACTGTCAGATGACCCACAACTTCAGGTTGTGAGCTTTATCTTTCTGCTCATCACCTACATGCTCAGCATCACTGGGAACTTGACCATTATCACCCTGACCCTGCTGGATGCCCACCTCCAAacccccatgtatttcttcctcagAAATTTCTCCTTATTAGAAATTTCATTCACAACTGTCAGTATACCCAAGTTCCTGGCCACCATTATTACAGGAGATAAAACCATCCCTTTTAATGATTGTATGgctcagttattttttttaattttcttgggagTCACTGAGTTTTATCTTCTGGCTGCCATGTCCTATGACCGTTACATTGCCATCTGCAAACCGCTGCATTACTTGACCATCATGAATCACAAAGTCTGCACACTGCTTGTCTTGGCATCTTGGCTGACTTCATTCTTAATCATATTCCCATTAGTAATGCTCTTCCTACAGCTTGATTATTGTAAGTCCAATGTTATTGACCATTTTAGTTGTGATTATTTCCCTTTATTATACATTTCTTGTTCAGACACCAAATTTCTAGAGATAGTAGGGTTTTCCTGTGCTGTGTTTATGCTCTTGTTCACTTTAGCATTAATAATTCTGTCCTACACATATATCATCAGAACAATTTTGAGGATCCCTTCTACAACTCAGAGGACAAAGGCCTTTTCCACCTGTTCTTCCCACATGATTGTCATCTCCATCTCTTATGGCAGCTGCATTTTCATGTATATGAATCCATCAGCAAAGGACAGAGTGTCTTCGAGCAAGGGGGTGGCTGTGCTAAACACCTCCATAGctcccatgctgaacccctttaTCTATACCCTAAGGAATCAGCAAGTCAAGCGAGCCTTCAtggacacagcaaggaagactgtatttttctcaagtaaatga
- the LOC133248716 gene encoding olfactory receptor 6C3-like: MKNHTRPTEFILLGLSDDPELQIVIFLFLIITYILSVTGNLTIIILTLVDSHLQTPMYFFLRNFSILEISFTTVCIPRFLGTIITRDKAISYNNCTTQLFFFIFLGITEFYLLTAMSYDCYVAICKPLHYTTIMNNRVCVLLVFCAWLVGFLNIFPPVILFLQLDYCGSNIIDHVTCDYFPLLQLSCSDTWLLEVIGFYSAIVILLFTLALIILSYMFIIKTILRLPSASQRKKAFSTCSSHIIVISISYGSCIFVYINPSAKEKASLMKEVAILNTCVAPMMNPFIYTLRNQQVKQAFKDTIQKFIFFSSKCN, translated from the coding sequence atgaaaaaccaCACAAGACCCACAGAATTCATTCTTCTGGGGCTATCAGATGACCCAGAGCTTCAgattgtgatttttctctttttaatcatCACATATATATTAAGTGTCACTGGAAATTTGACCATCATCATTCTCACCTTGGTGGACTCCCATCTACAGACacctatgtattttttcctcagGAACTTCTCTATATTAGAAATCTCCTTTACAACTGTCTGTATTCCTAGATTTCTGGGCACAATTATCACCAGGGACAAAGCAATTTCATACAACAATTGTACAACTcagctgtttttcttcattttcttgggtatcACTGAATTTTATCTTCTAACTGCCATGTCCTATGATTGCTATGTAGCTATCTGCAAACCCCTGCATTACACAACCATCATGAACAACAGAGTCTGTGTGTTGCTTGTCTTTTGTGCTTGGCTGGTGGGGTTCTTAAACATCTTCCCACCAGTTATTCTTTTTCTCCAGTTAGATTACTGTGGTTCTAATATCATTGATCATGTTACTTGTGACTATTTCCCTCTCTTGCAACTATCATGCTCAGACACATGGCTCCTTGAAGTGATTGGATTTTACTCTGCAATAGTGATTCTGCTTTTTACTTTGGCATTAATAATTCTATCCTACATGTTCATCATCAAGACAATTCTGAGGCTGCCTTCTGCCAGTCAGAGGAAAAAGGCATTTTCTACATGCTCCTCTCACATCATTGTCATTTCCATCTCTTACGGAAgctgtatatttgtgtatatcaACCCTTCAGCAAAAGAAAAGGCATCCTTGATGAAAGAAGTAGCAATTCTGAATACTTGTGTTGCTCCTATGATGAATCCATTTATATATACACTGAGGAACCAGCAAGTGAAGCAAGCCTTTAAGGATACCATCCAAAAGTTTATCTTTTTCTCCAGTAAATGCAACTAA
- the LOC133248894 gene encoding olfactory receptor 6C3-like produces MNHTVITEFVLLGLSDDPELQIVIFLFLLITYVLSVTGNLTIITLTWVDSHLQTPMYFFLRNFSFLEISFTTVCIPRFLGAIITKDKTISYNNCAAQLFFFIFMGVTEFYILTAMSYDRYVAICKPLHYTTIMSRKLCSLLVLCAWLGGFLTIFPPLMLLLQLDYCASNVIDHFACDYFPLLQLSCSDTWFLEIIGFYFTLVTLLFTLALVILSYMYIIRTILRIPSASQRKKAFSTCSSHMIVISISYGSCIFMYANPSAKEKASLTKGVAILNTSVAPMLNPSSTP; encoded by the coding sequence atgaaccaCACAGTGATCACAGAGTTTGTCCTTCTAGGCCTTTCTGATGATCCTGAGCTTCAGATTgtgattttcctctttttattaatCACATATGTATTAAGTGTCACTGGAAACCTGACCATCATCACCCTAACCTGGGTGGACTCCCATCTCCAGACACCAATGTATTTCTTCCTCCGAAACTTCTCTTTCTTAGAAATCTCCTTTACTACTGTGTGCATCCCTAGATTTCTGGGGGCAATTATTACCAAAGACAAGACTATTTCTTACAACAATTGTGCAGCCcaactatttttctttattttcatgggggtgactgaattttacattttaaccgCCAtgtcctatgaccgctatgttgcCATCTGCAAGCCCCTGCATTACACAACCATCATGAGCAGGAAACTCTGCAGCCTGCTTGTGCTCTGTGCTTGGCTCGGTGGGTTTCTGACCATTTTCCCACCCCTTATGCTTCTCCTCCAGCTGGATTACTGTGCTTCCAATGTCATTGATCACTTTGCATGTGACTATTTTCCCCTTTTACAATTGTCTTGTTCAGATACATGGTTCCTAGAAATAATTGGTTTTTACTTTACTTTGGTTACCTTGCTATTCACTTTGGCCTTAGTGATTTTGTCATATATGTACATTATCAGGACTATTCTGAGAATCCCATCTGCCAGTCAGAGAAAAAAGGCCTTCTCCACTTGTTCCTCTCACATGATTGTCATCTCCATCTCCTATGGAAGCTGTATATTCATGTATGCTAATCCCTCAGCCAAAGAAAAGGCATCATTGACAAAAGGAGTAGCTATTCTCAATACCTCTGTGgcccccatgctgaacccttCATCTACACCCTGA